One Phaseolus vulgaris cultivar G19833 chromosome 4, P. vulgaris v2.0, whole genome shotgun sequence DNA window includes the following coding sequences:
- the LOC137837485 gene encoding uncharacterized protein isoform X1: MLNSTRNSSDSHYPNQNFSLLVQDLSTHTHSANTFESKVREREMLEAKCLKKAVVPSTLIDDPSPGSLQCTRLALRVSEDQRSCVVYIASGPHIYKLHIALGESSVSEGKDSLLIPEHTEIIASSLLNRCPHRSEIQSIALAEVESCGYVMLGSVDSYGYLIVSKLDASGEDVDKLTYSALPHDNGIGEGSWSGLSFCPDQWSTTAVARSFCKTIDIYDQDMHIRTLRQLWYPTSLNFLQNVVNGNQSSTLAITEGSQLSIWDLRMKENGGCVHRVCGIPGDIFYAVCSSSSGYVAVGGADRTVTIYDPRRWSALSRWVHCSKYEITGLAFSTIDPDCIYIQGVDYEVFCGRWKDTTKMFSFRGDSNWLGFSKCSGKDVLAGWCDSGSIFIADVASEINKVVSVQ; the protein is encoded by the exons ATGCTTAATTCAACACGTAACTCTTCTGATTCACACTATCCAAACCAAAATTTCTCCTTGTTAGTTCAGGACCTTAGCACACACACGCACAGCGCCAACACCTTCGAAAGCAAAGTTCGAGAGAGAGAGATGTTGGAGGCTAAGTGTTTGAAGAAAGCAGTGGTTCCTTCCACTCTGATTGACGACCCATCCCCTGGAAGTCTTCAGTGCACTCGCCTTGCTCTTCGT GTTAGCGAGGATCAACGTTCTTGTGTTGTCTACATAGCTTCCGGTCCCCACATTTATAAGCTCCAC ATTGCTTTGGGAGAGTCTTCAGTCAGCGAAGGAAAAGATAGCCTATTGATACCTGAACACACTGAG ATTATTGCCTCTTCATTACTCAACCGATGCCCTCATCGTTCAGAAATTCAGAGTATTGCCCTTGCTGAGGTGGAGA GCTGTGGCTATGTAATGTTGGGAAGTGTGGATTCATATGGTTATCTCATTGTGTCTAAACTAGATGCATCTGGTGAag ATGTTGATAAGCTAACATATTCTGCATTGCCTCATGATAATGGTATTGGGGAAGGAAGTTGGTCAGGACTCAGCTTTTGCCCAGATCAATGGTCTACG ACAGCCGTTGCCCGTAGCTTTTGCAAAACCATTGATATTTATGATCAAGACATGCACATTCGCACATTACGACA GCTCTGGTATCCTACTTCATTAAACTTCTTGCAAAATGTAGTTAATGGAAATCAAAGTTCTACATTAGCTATTACGGAAGGAAGCCAG CTGTCAATATGGGACTTGAGAATGAAAGAAAATGGTGGTTGTGTACATCGGGTTTGTGGCATCCCTGGTGATATCTTTTATGCTGTTTGTAGTTCTTCCAGTGGTTATGTTGCTGTGGGAGGAGCTGATCGCACTGTGACTATTTATGATCCTCGCAG ATGGTCGGCATTGTCTAGATGGGTGCACTGTTCAAAATACGAG ATAACAGGACTGGCTTTCTCAACAATAGACCCGGACTGCATCTATATTCAAGGGGTTGATTATGAG GTCTTTTGTGGACGATGGAAAGACACCACCAAAATGTTTTCATTTCGAGGAGACTCAAATTGGCTAGGCTTTAGTAAG TGCTCAGGGAAAGATGTTTTGGCTGGATGGTGTGATTCAGGCAGCATATTTATAGCTGATGTTGCGAGTGAAATTAATAAAGTGGTGTCTGTCCAGTAA
- the LOC137837485 gene encoding uncharacterized protein isoform X2 → MLEAKCLKKAVVPSTLIDDPSPGSLQCTRLALRVSEDQRSCVVYIASGPHIYKLHIALGESSVSEGKDSLLIPEHTEIIASSLLNRCPHRSEIQSIALAEVESCGYVMLGSVDSYGYLIVSKLDASGEDVDKLTYSALPHDNGIGEGSWSGLSFCPDQWSTTAVARSFCKTIDIYDQDMHIRTLRQLWYPTSLNFLQNVVNGNQSSTLAITEGSQLSIWDLRMKENGGCVHRVCGIPGDIFYAVCSSSSGYVAVGGADRTVTIYDPRRWSALSRWVHCSKYEITGLAFSTIDPDCIYIQGVDYEVFCGRWKDTTKMFSFRGDSNWLGFSKCSGKDVLAGWCDSGSIFIADVASEINKVVSVQ, encoded by the exons ATGTTGGAGGCTAAGTGTTTGAAGAAAGCAGTGGTTCCTTCCACTCTGATTGACGACCCATCCCCTGGAAGTCTTCAGTGCACTCGCCTTGCTCTTCGT GTTAGCGAGGATCAACGTTCTTGTGTTGTCTACATAGCTTCCGGTCCCCACATTTATAAGCTCCAC ATTGCTTTGGGAGAGTCTTCAGTCAGCGAAGGAAAAGATAGCCTATTGATACCTGAACACACTGAG ATTATTGCCTCTTCATTACTCAACCGATGCCCTCATCGTTCAGAAATTCAGAGTATTGCCCTTGCTGAGGTGGAGA GCTGTGGCTATGTAATGTTGGGAAGTGTGGATTCATATGGTTATCTCATTGTGTCTAAACTAGATGCATCTGGTGAag ATGTTGATAAGCTAACATATTCTGCATTGCCTCATGATAATGGTATTGGGGAAGGAAGTTGGTCAGGACTCAGCTTTTGCCCAGATCAATGGTCTACG ACAGCCGTTGCCCGTAGCTTTTGCAAAACCATTGATATTTATGATCAAGACATGCACATTCGCACATTACGACA GCTCTGGTATCCTACTTCATTAAACTTCTTGCAAAATGTAGTTAATGGAAATCAAAGTTCTACATTAGCTATTACGGAAGGAAGCCAG CTGTCAATATGGGACTTGAGAATGAAAGAAAATGGTGGTTGTGTACATCGGGTTTGTGGCATCCCTGGTGATATCTTTTATGCTGTTTGTAGTTCTTCCAGTGGTTATGTTGCTGTGGGAGGAGCTGATCGCACTGTGACTATTTATGATCCTCGCAG ATGGTCGGCATTGTCTAGATGGGTGCACTGTTCAAAATACGAG ATAACAGGACTGGCTTTCTCAACAATAGACCCGGACTGCATCTATATTCAAGGGGTTGATTATGAG GTCTTTTGTGGACGATGGAAAGACACCACCAAAATGTTTTCATTTCGAGGAGACTCAAATTGGCTAGGCTTTAGTAAG TGCTCAGGGAAAGATGTTTTGGCTGGATGGTGTGATTCAGGCAGCATATTTATAGCTGATGTTGCGAGTGAAATTAATAAAGTGGTGTCTGTCCAGTAA